A DNA window from Zingiber officinale cultivar Zhangliang chromosome 3A, Zo_v1.1, whole genome shotgun sequence contains the following coding sequences:
- the LOC122051745 gene encoding hydroxycinnamoyltransferase-like: MVVINVRRSTMVRPAEATPQRPLWLSNLDLVMLNHYTLSVHFYRPDGSANFFDAAVLRDALARVLVQFYPMAGRLACDEDDRIMIDCNGDGALFVEADAEATVDDFGDFAPTVELEQLFPKPDADCTDDISAFPLFLIQVTHLKCGGVALGTGVHHQVVDGLAGLHLINSWSDVARGVGINVQPFIDRTLLRSRDPPNPSFPHIEYQPPPSMNSSVAQVPSSAVAVRIFKLTREQLNLLKAKAPPDGSYSTHVLLAAHLWRCACIARDLPPDQMTKMYIPTDGRQRIQPPLPQGYFGNVIFRAAPVATAGEVTSPVGGPSPAAKTIQEAVLRMDGTYLQSALDYLEIQSNMLAQKVNGATPFGCPNLWLTSWARLPIHDADFGWGRPIFMGPSPIRVEGVAIILPSAAGDGGLSVAISLQPDHMVKFQDLIYDI; this comes from the exons ATGGTTGTGATCAACGTGCGGCGGTCGACTATGGTGAGGCCGGCGGAAGCGACGCCACAGCGACCGCTGTGGCTCTCCAACCTGGATCTGGTGATGCTGAATCACTACACGCTGAGCGTCCACTTCTACCGGCCGGATGGGTCGGCCAACTTCTTTGACGCGGCGGTGCTGCGCGACGCGTTGGCCCGGGTGCTGGTGCAATTCTATCCCATGGCAGGGCGGCTGGCGTGCGACGAGGACGATCGGATCATGATAGACTGCAACGGCGATGGGGCACTGTTTGTGGAGGCCGATGCGGAGGCGACGGTGGACGACTTCGGTGACTTCGCACCCACCGTGGAGCTGGAGCAGCTCTTCCCGAAGCCAGATGCAGACTGCACCGACGACATCTCCGCCTTCCCGCTGTTTCTCATCCAG GTCACGCACTTGAAGTGCGGTGGTGTAGCCTTGGGCACCGGCGTGCACCATCAGGTCGTCGACGGCTTGGCTGGTCTTCACTTGATAAACTCCTGGTCCGACGTTGCCCGCGGCGTCGGCATCAACGTCCAGCCATTCATCGATCGGACCCTTCTCCGTAGTCGAGATCCGCCTAACCCCTCTTTTCCTCACATCGAGTACCAGCCCCCTCCTTCCATGAACTCCTCTGTCGCCCAAGTCCCAAGCTCCGCCGTTGCTGTCCGCATCTTCAAGCTCACCCGAGAGCAGCTTAACCTCCTCAAGGCCAAAGCTCCTCCAGATGGCAGCTACAGTACGCATGTCCTCCTCGCGGCCCACTTGTGGCGGTGCGCGTGCATAGCGCGCGACCTCCCGCCCGACCAGATGACCAAGATGTACATTCCAACCGACGGTCGGCAACGAATCCAGCCACCACTTCCGCAGGGCTACTTCGGGAACGTGATCTTCAGGGCGGCGCCCGTTGCCACAGCGGGGGAGGTGACCTCTCCGGTGGGCGGTCCTTCCCCGGCGGCCAAGACGATCCAGGAGGCCGTGCTGAGGATGGACGGCACCTACTTGCAGTCGGCGTTGGACTACTTGGAGATACAGTCAAATATGTTGGCTCAGAAGGTAAATGGCGCTACCCCATTCGGATGCCCAAACCTGTGGCTCACCAGCTGGGCGCGTCTGCCAATCCACGACGCTGACTTCGGTTGGGGCCGACCAATTTTCATGGGCCCAAGTCCCATCCGCGTCGAGGGTGTGGCGATCATCCTGCCAAGCGCCGCCGGGGATGGTGGCCTCTCGGTGGCCATCTCCTTGCAGCCTGATCACATGGTGAAGTTCCAGGACCTCATCTATGATATCTAA